A genomic region of Gemmata massiliana contains the following coding sequences:
- a CDS encoding TIGR03067 domain-containing protein, with protein MLASLLAVSLAIAPGQPPKEDKKAPELSAEAKKELKKLEGKWQVVKALGSEGEADVKELDAFCAIEGTKLTFTRGTKTEVAEVTALDPGADPKCIDLTEARPGRPERVTEGMFKLDGDTLHLAMAAPKDGKLRPAGVEKPTDGRIIVWVMKRVKE; from the coding sequence ATGCTCGCTTCGTTGCTCGCGGTTTCACTAGCGATTGCGCCGGGTCAACCGCCGAAGGAAGACAAGAAGGCGCCGGAACTGTCGGCCGAAGCGAAAAAGGAGCTGAAGAAGCTCGAGGGCAAGTGGCAGGTCGTGAAAGCCCTCGGCTCGGAAGGGGAAGCCGATGTGAAGGAACTCGATGCGTTCTGCGCGATCGAGGGGACCAAATTGACGTTCACCCGGGGAACGAAGACCGAGGTGGCGGAGGTCACGGCCCTGGACCCCGGTGCGGACCCGAAGTGCATCGACCTGACGGAGGCTCGTCCCGGTAGGCCCGAGCGTGTCACCGAAGGTATGTTCAAGCTGGACGGGGATACGCTCCACCTCGCGATGGCTGCTCCCAAAGACGGCAAGTTGCGCCCCGCCGGCGTTGAGAAGCCCACCGACGGGCGCATCATCGTGTGGGTCATGAAGCGCGTCAAGGAGTAG
- a CDS encoding IS701 family transposase: MHHNPTPGTAGGPFVYGHVWVVLGLLVAHPLWGPIALPLLARLYVRKTDLGTIGKKHRPPFATTLELAVELVKWARGWRDFVAAPVWVVADGAYAKGAFLKPLIGMGVVVVSRLRKDAARRGRPGTPTGKRGRPRKYGVRRIVPAKRAGQKRGWTTGTFELYGKATQKRYKTFEATGRPAGGVIRVVLVDEPKGWVAFFCTDPNATVADILGPVADRFSLETCFRDVKEVVGAGQQQVRHAWASVGAFHVCLWTFTMTEAWAWNRPAEELVGHRSASPWDDQPRRPSHADKRRAWRRELLANDIDAVLRGGTGNEQIRDLAERLLDLPARASYMNPERVSHPPTAGNPFCWRRHVDPHPVTAGGGRTSRGLVSLDHGP; the protein is encoded by the coding sequence ATTCACCACAACCCGACGCCGGGAACGGCCGGCGGCCCGTTCGTCTACGGGCACGTTTGGGTCGTTCTCGGGTTGTTGGTCGCGCACCCGCTGTGGGGCCCGATCGCCCTGCCCCTGTTGGCTCGCCTCTACGTCCGAAAGACGGACCTGGGTACGATCGGCAAGAAGCACCGACCGCCGTTCGCGACCACGTTGGAGTTGGCCGTGGAGTTGGTGAAATGGGCGCGGGGGTGGCGGGATTTCGTGGCTGCGCCTGTGTGGGTCGTGGCCGACGGGGCGTATGCCAAGGGCGCGTTCCTTAAGCCGTTGATCGGCATGGGCGTCGTGGTGGTCAGCCGATTGCGGAAGGATGCGGCGCGGCGAGGCCGGCCCGGCACTCCAACGGGGAAACGGGGGCGCCCTCGGAAGTACGGGGTACGGCGGATCGTGCCGGCCAAGCGCGCCGGGCAGAAGCGAGGGTGGACGACCGGGACGTTCGAGTTGTACGGGAAGGCGACACAGAAGAGGTACAAGACGTTTGAAGCGACCGGGCGCCCGGCCGGTGGTGTGATCCGGGTGGTCCTGGTGGACGAACCGAAGGGTTGGGTCGCGTTCTTCTGCACCGACCCGAATGCGACGGTGGCTGACATCCTGGGTCCGGTGGCCGATCGGTTCAGTCTGGAGACGTGCTTCCGGGATGTGAAGGAGGTCGTCGGCGCGGGCCAACAACAGGTGCGTCACGCGTGGGCGAGCGTGGGTGCGTTCCACGTGTGCCTGTGGACGTTCACGATGACCGAGGCGTGGGCCTGGAACCGACCGGCGGAAGAGTTGGTGGGCCACCGGAGTGCATCGCCCTGGGACGACCAGCCGCGGCGCCCGAGCCACGCGGACAAGCGCCGCGCATGGCGCCGCGAGTTGCTGGCGAACGATATTGATGCGGTTCTGCGGGGCGGCACCGGCAACGAGCAAATCCGCGACCTCGCCGAACGCCTACTCGATCTCCCCGCCCGAGCCTCATACATGAACCCGGAACGGGTGTCGCATCCTCCAACTGCTGGTAATCCCTTCTGTTGGAGGCGCCACGTTGATCCGCATCCAGTTACCGCCGGCGGAGGCCGAACATCTCGAGGCCTTGTTTCGCTCGACCACGGACCGTAA
- a CDS encoding zinc-binding dehydrogenase: MRFLAQLARVCQFRLIAIVRRADHTDDLLRLGAHAVIDSSPQYAAQTVRALTAGAGADAGLECVGGSDAVELACGLRPGAPLVQYGLLSGVSPDLGAIASLGVRVEGFWLRNWLRSVPVGARAEAVTTVFQMIAEHRFRLDVHEAFTLRDVHHAVRKAEGSHLCGKIIIKN; this comes from the coding sequence GTGAGGTTCCTGGCCCAACTCGCCCGCGTCTGTCAGTTCCGGTTGATCGCGATCGTTCGGCGTGCGGATCACACCGACGATCTGTTGCGCCTCGGCGCGCATGCGGTCATCGATTCAAGCCCCCAATACGCGGCACAAACGGTACGCGCTCTGACGGCGGGCGCGGGTGCCGACGCCGGGTTGGAATGTGTCGGCGGGAGCGACGCGGTTGAACTCGCGTGCGGGCTGCGGCCGGGCGCACCACTTGTGCAGTACGGGCTCCTCTCGGGCGTTTCACCCGATCTGGGTGCGATCGCCTCGTTGGGCGTTCGTGTCGAGGGATTCTGGCTGCGGAACTGGCTGCGGTCGGTACCCGTCGGGGCTCGTGCGGAGGCGGTCACTACGGTTTTCCAGATGATCGCCGAGCACCGCTTTCGACTGGACGTACACGAGGCGTTTACGCTGAGAGACGTTCATCACGCGGTCCGCAAGGCTGAAGGATCACACCTGTGCGGGAAGATTATTATCAAAAACTAA
- a CDS encoding DUF4142 domain-containing protein: MARIRSLGTTRSALVLAVLLLSGTGARAQQFVLFDATFTFTKEDADNSKPSKSHYYVRDKMLSAERPKDWTAPVDYRNGTIHIRAEVIEKPEGGAPTTWTLCYIPNKGLKAGYGCTGTQVYKEKGVYERDVKMTDFWQNDCIVWEDGIKEIHLVMKDDSGGSGHAHKRTDPEKFFPTKMRITMIQVAKGATYDPKLVPNLAVRKADADAEFLLKVIPGIDASVKIVEYAAKNASDATVKAFAEHVAKQHKGAVKIASDHAKRLKVEVASDPNKNSKEMIDKLSKLKGTDLDAAFLQWLIDIHKDTTVFDNEVKNGADADLKAFAKNSIDSGNGHLKEARELLAKVKK, translated from the coding sequence ATGGCTCGTATTCGATCGCTTGGGACTACCCGCTCGGCACTTGTTCTGGCGGTGCTACTGCTGTCCGGCACCGGCGCCCGGGCGCAGCAGTTCGTGCTGTTCGACGCCACGTTCACGTTCACCAAGGAGGACGCGGACAACTCCAAGCCGAGCAAGTCGCACTACTACGTCCGCGACAAGATGCTCAGCGCCGAGCGTCCAAAGGACTGGACCGCGCCGGTCGATTACCGGAACGGTACCATTCACATCCGGGCCGAGGTGATCGAGAAGCCAGAGGGCGGCGCGCCCACAACCTGGACCTTGTGTTACATCCCGAATAAAGGCCTGAAGGCCGGGTACGGCTGCACGGGCACGCAGGTGTACAAGGAGAAGGGTGTGTACGAGCGAGACGTGAAGATGACCGACTTCTGGCAGAACGACTGCATCGTGTGGGAGGACGGGATCAAGGAGATCCACCTAGTGATGAAGGACGACAGCGGCGGCAGTGGCCACGCCCACAAGCGGACCGATCCGGAGAAGTTCTTCCCCACCAAGATGCGGATCACCATGATCCAGGTCGCCAAGGGGGCCACCTACGACCCGAAGCTGGTGCCGAACTTGGCCGTGCGGAAGGCGGATGCCGACGCGGAGTTCCTGCTCAAGGTGATCCCCGGCATCGACGCGTCGGTCAAGATCGTTGAGTACGCGGCGAAGAACGCCTCCGATGCCACGGTCAAGGCGTTCGCTGAGCACGTGGCGAAGCAGCACAAAGGGGCCGTCAAGATCGCCAGCGACCACGCCAAGCGGCTCAAGGTCGAGGTCGCCAGCGACCCGAACAAGAACAGCAAGGAGATGATCGACAAGCTGTCCAAGCTCAAGGGTACCGACCTCGATGCCGCCTTCCTCCAGTGGCTGATCGACATCCACAAGGACACGACGGTGTTCGACAACGAGGTCAAGAACGGCGCGGACGCGGACCTGAAAGCCTTCGCGAAGAACTCGATCGATTCCGGTAACGGGCACTTAAAAGAGGCCCGCGAGCTGCTGGCCAAGGTGAAGAAGTAG
- a CDS encoding helix-turn-helix domain-containing protein, with amino-acid sequence MFRSTTDRKLRDRVQIVLMAHRGRARQDIATAPGVDRRTVTRWLNTYCANGLSGLRPKKSKGKSGHIPAALADEVKTWVLTGPAEQGLDRANWTHAELADHLLKTKGVRTSRSAVQRFCSKIDIRLYRPTYHHERGDPVQQAKARPEIAELGNLYSSNWSVSVPSARR; translated from the coding sequence TTGTTTCGCTCGACCACGGACCGTAAGCTCCGTGACCGGGTTCAGATCGTGCTCATGGCCCACCGCGGACGGGCGCGCCAGGACATTGCCACCGCCCCGGGCGTCGATCGGCGCACGGTCACCCGGTGGCTTAACACCTACTGCGCCAACGGGCTCAGCGGGCTTCGGCCCAAGAAGTCCAAGGGCAAATCCGGCCACATCCCCGCGGCGCTGGCCGACGAGGTCAAGACGTGGGTGCTCACCGGGCCGGCCGAACAGGGCCTGGACCGAGCGAACTGGACGCACGCGGAGTTGGCCGACCATCTCCTGAAAACCAAGGGCGTCCGTACCTCCCGCAGCGCGGTCCAACGGTTCTGCTCCAAGATCGACATCCGCCTGTACCGGCCGACCTACCACCACGAGCGCGGCGACCCGGTTCAGCAGGCCAAGGCCCGACCCGAGATCGCCGAACTGGGAAACTTGTACTCGTCGAACTGGTCGGTGAGCGTGCCGTCGGCCCGGCGATAG
- a CDS encoding TIGR03066 family protein, translated as MAARWAMVVAAVAFGAWALADEPKKAEDVKAAVVGKWETADQDRVPLEIRADGTIRVPFVPKDGVWVMADGTYTIDPAGKITYKAASGGAIIGGWYQYKDGGLVSAMGPKNRVMWKRVEEKK; from the coding sequence ATGGCGGCGCGGTGGGCAATGGTCGTGGCGGCGGTAGCGTTTGGTGCCTGGGCATTGGCGGACGAGCCGAAGAAGGCTGAGGATGTGAAGGCCGCGGTGGTCGGCAAGTGGGAGACGGCGGACCAGGACCGAGTGCCGCTGGAGATCCGCGCGGACGGGACGATCCGGGTGCCGTTCGTCCCGAAGGACGGGGTTTGGGTGATGGCAGACGGGACGTACACGATCGACCCGGCCGGGAAAATCACCTACAAGGCCGCGAGCGGCGGCGCGATTATTGGCGGGTGGTATCAGTACAAGGACGGCGGACTCGTGTCGGCGATGGGGCCGAAGAACCGGGTGATGTGGAAGCGGGTCGAGGAGAAGAAGTAG
- a CDS encoding GNAT family N-acetyltransferase produces MDGEDVPNYLDAELFILRSLCRDDAPQLAEILTNAELSQFDQVDRALAILDARMWIESAARGRAARRQMTWGIAQTAESPIIGVCDFEIDSGVAIVGFGLLPRARRRGVMSTCLATAIQHVFTHALVSRIQAEVALENRASIGLLRKFGFVDICSENSSKWTLDRCKWNLRSTALRGIDRTRATAT; encoded by the coding sequence ATGGATGGCGAAGATGTGCCCAATTATCTTGATGCCGAGCTTTTCATTTTGCGCTCGCTGTGCCGAGACGATGCCCCCCAACTGGCCGAGATACTCACGAATGCGGAGTTGTCTCAGTTCGATCAAGTCGACCGCGCGCTAGCAATACTTGATGCTCGCATGTGGATCGAGTCTGCCGCGCGCGGCCGTGCGGCTAGGCGCCAGATGACTTGGGGCATCGCTCAGACTGCCGAGTCGCCAATCATCGGTGTGTGTGACTTTGAAATCGATTCGGGGGTGGCAATTGTCGGGTTTGGCCTTCTCCCCCGCGCCCGCCGACGGGGTGTGATGTCGACTTGTTTAGCCACCGCAATTCAGCACGTCTTCACTCACGCGCTCGTGTCCCGTATTCAGGCCGAGGTGGCCTTGGAGAACAGGGCAAGCATCGGGCTATTGAGAAAATTTGGGTTCGTTGACATCTGTTCTGAAAATTCGTCCAAGTGGACACTAGATCGATGTAAATGGAATTTACGGAGCACAGCCCTCCGTGGTATTGATCGCACTCGCGCAACCGCTACGTGA
- a CDS encoding phage antirepressor N-terminal domain-containing protein, with protein sequence MSPAFTCASWTGLRRLCENIGLAFSAQLQKLKSKSWATVSIFDTVAEDGQTRQMVMIDRRTLLMWLANIDEKKVKESVREKVVSCLAFRSSKSHLRNPRIPEPIKAGLFSKQVGFLPTNQYRILFKSFVTQNSAVKWFIYGFQKAFRFYPKIFEASGKNTVRCPVMPSDPARSLQWHDPLAGIVALKPCEGNYASFKVFSCSANHLAGHKFANDALQFSISMPSTDLLRNRSAVQRHAQNLLQGSCSSKR encoded by the coding sequence GTGTCGCCTGCATTTACCTGCGCGTCCTGGACGGGCCTTCGGCGGCTCTGCGAAAACATTGGGCTCGCATTCAGTGCGCAGCTTCAAAAGCTGAAATCCAAGTCGTGGGCAACTGTGTCGATCTTCGACACAGTTGCGGAGGACGGCCAAACAAGGCAAATGGTGATGATCGATCGCCGCACGCTCCTGATGTGGCTGGCGAACATCGACGAGAAAAAGGTGAAGGAAAGCGTCCGAGAGAAGGTCGTGAGCTGTTTAGCATTCCGTTCGAGCAAATCGCACTTGCGAAACCCCCGGATACCGGAACCGATTAAGGCCGGGCTCTTCAGTAAACAGGTCGGGTTCCTGCCTACCAACCAATACCGAATATTATTCAAGTCTTTTGTGACGCAAAATTCTGCCGTCAAATGGTTTATATATGGCTTCCAAAAAGCATTTCGGTTCTATCCGAAAATTTTCGAGGCATCGGGCAAGAATACGGTGCGTTGTCCCGTAATGCCCTCCGATCCGGCTCGTTCACTTCAATGGCACGATCCGCTCGCCGGAATCGTCGCTCTCAAACCCTGTGAGGGCAATTATGCTTCGTTCAAGGTCTTCTCGTGCTCAGCCAATCATCTGGCAGGGCACAAGTTCGCTAATGACGCGTTACAATTCTCCATTTCAATGCCGTCGACTGATCTCCTACGGAACCGGAGTGCTGTACAAAGACACGCTCAAAACTTACTCCAAGGGAGCTGTAGTTCAAAAAGGTAA
- a CDS encoding KilA-N domain-containing protein: MNATELCKAAGKKWNNYWRNATTKQFLKALEGST, translated from the coding sequence GTGAACGCGACGGAACTGTGCAAGGCGGCGGGAAAGAAGTGGAACAACTACTGGAGAAACGCAACAACCAAGCAGTTTCTTAAGGCTTTAGAGGGGTCAACGTGA
- a CDS encoding IS701 family transposase: MILPPEAHGLVQVLAFHFTSPTYQRASTLLVGAILTTGRRTVANVLRARRHLAPGHRTDYPRVRSRAPWSGLTLGCALARFRLDHVVPDGVVTRVGDDTVDGHPGPNVCGKARHRDPVRSSHSYTAWRYGHTWVVLAVLVPVPVAKRRWALPILIDLYRTPELDRAEKHPHKTPAQLMCRRLRLFLLRSPDRTFVFTGDSGYGTHEVARFCDRHRARRTPISPLHPDANLFAPPPPYSGQGRPRIKGARVPKPRQAAETASRTRLTVVWYGGGTRWVEARTGTGHGYKGGCGRVPLRGVFVRAATGAHRDEYLFTTDPALWADAVVGAYCGRWSIETTFQEARSALGLETTRGRRRSERERSRGRARPRSRSPTPCAPSAGGCGTRPFCHRPGTARPFRNSRTPSANCY; the protein is encoded by the coding sequence ATGATTTTACCACCCGAAGCACACGGCTTGGTGCAGGTTCTCGCTTTCCACTTCACCAGCCCAACGTACCAACGCGCCTCGACGCTCTTGGTCGGGGCGATTCTCACCACCGGTCGGCGCACCGTCGCCAACGTGTTGCGCGCGCGCCGCCACCTGGCACCGGGGCACCGCACCGATTACCCGCGGGTCCGGTCCCGCGCGCCGTGGTCCGGGCTCACGCTCGGGTGCGCCTTGGCGCGGTTCCGGCTCGACCACGTGGTTCCCGACGGTGTCGTCACGCGGGTCGGTGACGACACCGTGGACGGGCACCCCGGTCCGAACGTGTGCGGCAAGGCCCGGCACCGGGACCCCGTGCGCTCGTCCCATTCGTACACGGCCTGGCGGTACGGGCACACGTGGGTGGTTCTCGCGGTCCTGGTCCCGGTCCCGGTCGCCAAACGGCGTTGGGCCCTGCCAATACTCATCGACCTGTACCGCACGCCCGAACTCGACCGGGCCGAGAAGCACCCACACAAGACGCCGGCCCAACTCATGTGCCGACGGCTGCGCCTGTTCCTCCTCCGATCCCCGGACCGGACCTTCGTATTTACCGGGGATTCCGGGTACGGAACCCACGAGGTGGCCCGGTTCTGTGACCGTCATCGCGCCCGGCGGACCCCGATCAGCCCGTTGCACCCGGACGCCAACCTGTTCGCCCCGCCCCCGCCGTATTCGGGTCAAGGGCGGCCCCGGATCAAAGGAGCTCGGGTGCCCAAACCCCGACAGGCGGCCGAGACGGCCTCACGCACCCGGTTGACCGTCGTGTGGTACGGGGGCGGCACCCGGTGGGTCGAAGCGCGCACCGGGACCGGGCACGGGTACAAGGGCGGGTGCGGACGGGTTCCGTTGCGCGGGGTGTTCGTCCGGGCCGCGACCGGCGCACACCGCGACGAGTACCTGTTCACCACCGACCCGGCCCTCTGGGCCGATGCGGTGGTCGGCGCCTACTGTGGTCGCTGGAGCATCGAAACCACATTCCAGGAAGCCCGGTCCGCTCTCGGGCTGGAGACCACGCGCGGCCGGCGGCGAAGCGAACGGGAGCGCTCGCGTGGCCGGGCAAGGCCACGGTCACGTTCTCCGACGCCCTGTGCGCCGTCCGCCGGTGGTTGTGGGACGAGGCCCTTTTGCCACAGGCCGGGGACGGCGCGGCCCTTCAGAAACTCCCGGACCCCATCCGCGAACTGCTACTGA
- a CDS encoding Flp family type IVb pilin codes for MRGLTKNVVSFLKAEDGPTAVEYAVMLALIVVVCIAAITTLGSNANSTFSFVGSSIKPTASS; via the coding sequence ATGCGCGGTTTGACCAAGAACGTGGTGTCGTTCCTGAAGGCCGAAGACGGCCCGACAGCCGTTGAGTACGCGGTGATGCTGGCCCTCATCGTCGTGGTGTGCATCGCCGCCATCACGACCCTCGGCTCCAACGCCAACAGCACCTTCTCCTTCGTCGGTTCGTCCATCAAGCCGACGGCCTCGAGCTGA
- a CDS encoding nuclear transport factor 2 family protein, with translation MSDRPSPEITLLRTAYTAFNARDINAALATMSPNVTWPKAFKGGFARGHEEVRAYWTEQWSEIDPHVEPVSFHPEGAGRILVHVHQVVRDRAGAVLADGRTGHRFTIESGLIRMMEVCPLPPPDQGA, from the coding sequence ATGTCAGATCGACCGTCACCAGAGATCACCCTGCTGCGCACAGCCTACACAGCCTTTAACGCGAGAGACATCAACGCCGCTCTCGCCACGATGAGCCCGAACGTCACGTGGCCGAAGGCGTTCAAGGGCGGTTTCGCCCGAGGGCACGAAGAGGTCCGCGCCTATTGGACCGAACAGTGGTCCGAGATCGACCCGCACGTCGAACCGGTTTCGTTTCACCCCGAGGGCGCCGGGCGTATTCTGGTTCACGTGCATCAGGTCGTGCGCGACCGGGCCGGGGCCGTTCTTGCCGACGGTCGCACCGGCCACCGCTTCACCATCGAAAGCGGGCTGATCCGAATGATGGAGGTGTGCCCGCTCCCGCCGCCCGATCAAGGTGCCTAG
- a CDS encoding LysR family transcriptional regulator yields MSISGRHVGRRTEVVGAELVVKRDKQAEAHRSRQLRAQIPNVPSVVAVEVDGGRYQRRAEGHGCGARGPQWREDKVACLVTLESQTYDTDPQPEPPDCFLDRKRVGCLTQCSVADEPEIVGDVVEPKPDSRPDPINWQPARLVRTCVATTRDSGAFGRLVGAEAKARNFEAASRRAFVGDGQAYNWAIQKRWFADYAPVVDLIHVLGYVWQAAHATGASEHERWERYARWLRGCWQGRVSDVLIALDAEHERIGDAPDDAEATDPRVVLARACGYLRNNAERMKYPEYRKAGLPVTSSWAESLIKEINYRVKGTEKFWNEYGAESVLAVRAAARCEGL; encoded by the coding sequence GTGTCGATCAGCGGTCGCCACGTCGGGCGACGGACCGAGGTGGTCGGGGCCGAACTGGTTGTCAAGCGCGACAAGCAAGCCGAAGCTCACCGCAGTCGCCAACTCCGAGCGCAGATCCCCAACGTGCCGAGTGTGGTTGCCGTCGAAGTCGATGGCGGTCGCTACCAGCGCCGCGCCGAGGGACACGGGTGCGGCGCGCGAGGCCCACAGTGGCGTGAGGACAAGGTGGCGTGCCTGGTCACGCTCGAAAGCCAGACCTACGACACCGACCCACAACCCGAGCCACCCGATTGCTTCCTCGACCGCAAGCGTGTCGGGTGCCTGACGCAATGCTCGGTCGCCGACGAGCCTGAAATCGTAGGCGATGTGGTCGAACCGAAGCCGGACTCCCGGCCCGATCCGATCAACTGGCAGCCCGCGCGGTTGGTACGAACGTGCGTGGCGACGACACGCGACAGTGGCGCGTTCGGACGGTTGGTCGGCGCAGAGGCGAAGGCGCGGAACTTCGAGGCCGCGAGTCGTCGTGCGTTTGTGGGCGACGGTCAGGCGTACAACTGGGCGATCCAGAAGCGCTGGTTCGCGGACTACGCGCCGGTGGTGGACCTCATTCACGTGCTGGGCTACGTGTGGCAAGCCGCGCATGCGACCGGCGCGAGCGAGCACGAGCGGTGGGAACGATACGCGCGTTGGTTGCGGGGGTGCTGGCAAGGTCGGGTGTCGGACGTGTTGATCGCGTTGGATGCCGAGCACGAACGCATCGGCGATGCTCCCGACGATGCCGAGGCGACCGACCCGCGTGTGGTGCTGGCGCGTGCGTGTGGTTACTTGCGGAACAATGCGGAGCGGATGAAGTACCCGGAGTATCGCAAGGCGGGTTTACCGGTGACCAGTTCGTGGGCGGAATCGTTGATCAAGGAGATCAACTACCGGGTCAAAGGAACCGAGAAGTTCTGGAACGAGTACGGAGCGGAAAGCGTGTTGGCGGTGCGCGCCGCCGCGCGGTGCGAGGGCTTGTAA
- a CDS encoding RNA polymerase sigma factor, which translates to MSQHALTQIVRKSGELVDEIDAQLIARFVSTRDEAAFRVLVQRHGPVVLAALRQVLADPAGIDDSFQATFLVLFKRATRSAPLSVPLRGWLFGVAHRVAVRCRADRHRCTVRETEAARRARPTTELPDLSWREATEILHQELNALPDKYRLPLLLCGVQGLTRDEAADQLGATAGALRGHLDRGLALLEKRLTRRGIVLSAGWLALVIDSSRAVEVPPARLIDLAARVASGQCTRAVIALAAGVLPVNKLLKPFALTVTALLIVAGIGFGFVPTAPQVDEKPVPKAAASAPRAETTAPEPAPKEDTKELRTITGKVLDATGKPVPAELSLMWFTGPPQPLGRAGADGAFALTVPFKRNGSGGRFVAKAPGHGMDFRPHGLSSVPESMSPTADWTLKLPKERAIRGRVLDHEGTAVAGATVVANFFSACDTEAAVDRRLEEWAAREYHGTPPSGDRTLWFPDADWTLGSPDERSPYTATTDKDGRFEIAGTGVNQLVGLRIRVRALRTRNSSP; encoded by the coding sequence GTGTCGCAGCACGCGCTGACCCAGATCGTTCGGAAATCGGGCGAGTTGGTAGACGAGATCGACGCCCAACTGATCGCCCGGTTCGTGAGCACCCGTGACGAAGCCGCGTTCCGGGTGCTCGTGCAGCGGCACGGCCCCGTGGTGCTCGCCGCACTCCGTCAGGTGCTCGCGGACCCGGCCGGCATCGACGATTCGTTCCAGGCCACGTTCCTGGTGCTGTTCAAACGGGCCACGAGATCCGCTCCGCTATCGGTTCCACTCCGGGGCTGGTTGTTCGGCGTCGCTCACCGCGTCGCGGTCCGGTGCCGGGCCGATCGGCACCGGTGCACCGTCCGCGAAACCGAGGCGGCCCGGCGCGCCCGACCAACCACCGAACTGCCCGACCTGTCCTGGCGCGAGGCGACCGAGATCCTGCACCAGGAGCTGAACGCACTGCCGGACAAGTACCGGTTGCCCCTGCTGTTGTGCGGCGTGCAAGGACTAACACGCGACGAAGCGGCCGACCAGTTGGGAGCCACGGCCGGCGCGCTCCGGGGGCACTTGGACCGCGGGCTCGCCCTTCTGGAAAAACGGCTCACCCGACGGGGCATCGTCCTTTCGGCCGGTTGGTTGGCACTGGTCATCGACAGCTCACGGGCCGTGGAAGTGCCACCGGCCCGACTCATCGACCTCGCGGCGCGGGTTGCGTCCGGGCAATGCACCCGGGCCGTTATCGCGCTTGCTGCCGGAGTTCTTCCCGTGAACAAACTACTCAAGCCGTTCGCCCTCACGGTCACGGCGCTGCTCATCGTTGCCGGGATCGGGTTCGGCTTCGTGCCCACCGCTCCCCAGGTGGACGAGAAGCCGGTGCCGAAGGCCGCAGCGTCTGCACCACGGGCCGAGACCACGGCCCCGGAACCCGCACCGAAGGAGGATACAAAGGAGCTGCGAACGATCACCGGCAAGGTGCTCGACGCCACCGGCAAACCGGTCCCCGCCGAGCTGTCGCTGATGTGGTTTACGGGACCACCGCAACCGCTCGGGCGGGCCGGCGCGGACGGGGCATTTGCTCTCACGGTCCCGTTCAAGCGGAACGGCTCCGGCGGGCGGTTCGTGGCGAAGGCTCCGGGACACGGAATGGACTTCCGACCGCACGGGCTCAGCAGTGTTCCCGAATCGATGTCCCCGACCGCGGATTGGACGCTGAAGTTACCCAAGGAGCGGGCGATCCGGGGCCGGGTTCTCGACCACGAGGGGACCGCCGTAGCCGGGGCGACGGTGGTGGCGAATTTCTTCTCGGCGTGCGACACCGAGGCGGCGGTGGACCGGCGCCTGGAAGAGTGGGCCGCTCGGGAGTATCACGGTACTCCCCCGAGCGGGGACCGCACGTTGTGGTTCCCGGACGCCGATTGGACCCTGGGTTCCCCGGACGAACGCTCCCCGTACACCGCGACCACCGACAAGGACGGGCGGTTCGAGATCGCCGGCACCGGGGTGAACCAACTCGTCGGCCTTCGCATCCGGGTAAGGGCGTTGCGGACAAGGAACTCGTCACCCTGA
- a CDS encoding DUF1328 domain-containing protein produces the protein MFRWAILFFIVALISAFFGFGGIAGDAAWIGQVLLFLFLILAVVSLVAGRRGPSIE, from the coding sequence ATGTTCCGTTGGGCCATTCTGTTCTTCATCGTGGCACTGATCTCGGCGTTCTTTGGGTTCGGTGGGATCGCGGGCGACGCCGCGTGGATCGGGCAGGTACTGTTGTTCTTGTTCCTGATTCTGGCCGTGGTTTCGCTCGTCGCCGGACGGCGCGGGCCAAGTATTGAGTAG